CTGGACCAGGACCGTCGCCGTCACCCCGGCGGCCCGGGCCTCCGCCTCCAGCTCCGGAAGGAGGAACGAACGCCGCAACGGGGCGAGTTCCGGCCCGGTGATCCAGGTCTGGTCGCGAACCCCGAGGTCCCACAGGTGGTGATGGGCGTCGACGAGGGTCACGGCGCCCGCCTCTCCGGCACCGGCACACCGGCCGGCAGCAGCCCCTCGGCGCGCAGGTCCTCCCACACGTCGGCGGGCAGGAGGCGGCCGAACTGCTCCGCCGCGTCGCGGACCTGGTCCGCCGAGCGCGCCCCGACCAGCACCGAGGCGACCGCCGGGTGTCCGAAGGGGAAGCGGAGTGCCGCCGCCCGCAGCGGCACCCCGGCCGCCTCCGTGACGTTCCCCATCCGCAGGGCCCGGCCGACGAGTTCGTCGGAGGCTTCGGCGTAGTCGTAGGTGACACCCGGAGCGGGCGCCGCCAACAGGCCGGAGTTGAACACCCCTCCGATGATCACGCTCTTCCCCGCCGCCTCGGCGGCGGGGAGCAGGTCCTCCGACGCCCCCTGTTCGAGCAGGGTGTACCGACCCGCGCACAGCACCGCGTCGACATCGGTGTCCCGCACGAACCGCGTCAGCATCCCCGTCCGGTTCATCCCGACACCGATGGCCCCCACGACCCCCTGGGAGCGGAGCTCCTCGAGAGCCGGGTACGCCTCGCCGAACGCCTGCTCCGCGTGGTCGTCGGGGTCGTGGAGGAGGACCAGGTCGATCCGGTCGAGGCCAAGACGGGTGAGGCTGTCCTCCAGGGACCGGCGGACACCGTCGGCGCTGAAGTCCCAGCGGCGCCGGTGGGTGGCCGGGACGGCGAAGCCGTTGGCCCGGTCGTCGCCCCCGCCGTCGTACGGTTCGAGGACCCGGCCCACTTTGGTGGACAGGGTGTACGCGTGACGGGGCCGGTTCCGCAGTGCCGCGCCGAGTCGGCGTTCCGACAGGCCGAGGCCGTAGTGCGGAGCGGTGTCGAAGTAGCGGATACCGGCGTCCCAGGCCGCTTCCACGGCAGCGGCCGCCTCCTCCTCGCCCACGTCCTCGTACAGCCCCGCGACCGCCGCGCCGCCGAAACCGAGGGCCGTGACCAGGACCCCGCTGTCGCCGAGGGGACGGCAGGGCAGCACGGCCCCCGTACCGTTCTCCCCGGCGGGGGTCATCACCTGGCCTCCGGGCGCAACCGCAGCCCCTGCATCCCGCCGTCGACCGCCAGCGCGGTCCCCGTGACGGAGGCGGCGGCCGGGCTCGCCAGGTACACGATCGCGGCGGCGACCTCCTCGGCGGAGACGAGCCGGCCCATGGGCTGGCGCGCGTTCAGGGCGGCCCGCTCGGCGGTCGGATCCGCGGCCTGGTCGAGGAGGCGGCCCACCCACGGGGTGTCCGCCGTGCCCGGGTTGACGCAGTTGACCCGGATGCCCTCCCGCACGTGGTCCGCCGCCATCGCCAGCGTCAGGGACAGCACCGCGCCCTTGCTCGCGCTGTACAGGGCGCGCTGCTGGAGACCGGCGGTCGCCGCGATCGAGCAGGTGTTGACGACGGCGGCGTGCGCGGACGCCCGCAGATGCGGCAGCGCCGCGCGGGTCGTGCGGACCATGCCGACCACGTTGACGTCGAGGACCCACTGCCACAGTTCGTCGTCGTTGTCCTCGACCGTCCCCACCGCGCCGATCCCGGCGTTGTTGACGAGGATGTCGAGCCCGCCGAGGTCCTCGGCCGCGGCGGCCACCGCGGCGCGTACGGACACGTCGTCGGACACGTCGGCCTTGTACCCGCGCAGCGGCTCGCCGACAGCGGTCGGGTCGAGGTCCAGTACGGCGACGTCGGCGCCGCGCTCGGCCAGCAGGTCGGCGGTCGCCCGGCCGATGCCGGACGCGCCACCCGTCACCAGCGCCTTCAGTCCGGACAGTTCACTCATCGGTTCGTCTCCCTCGGCTGATCGGACGCCTGTGCGGCGAGGTCGGCGGCCCAGAAGCCGCCGTCCGGGTAGCGGTAGGTGGCGAGCGACCCGGCGTGCATCTCGGACGAGAAGCCGGGGAGCGTCGGGGCCGTGTAGTGCCCGTCCACGATCGTCACCGGGTCCATGAAGTGCTCGTGCAGGTGGTCCACGTACTCGATCACACGGTTCTCCGTCGTTCCCGACAGGGCGACGAAGTCGAACATGGACAGATGGCGGACCAGTTCGCACAGACCGACGCCGCCCGCGTGCGGGCAGACCGGCACGCCGTACTTCGCCGCCAGCAGCAGGATGGCGAGGTTCTCGTTGACCCCGCCGACGCGGGCGGCGTCGATCTGGAGCACGTCGATCGCGCCGACCTGGAGGAGCTGCTTGAAAACGATGCGGTTCTGGACGTGCTCGCCGGTGGCGACCTTGACCGGGGCCACGCTCTCGCGGACGGTGGCGTGGCCGAGGATGTCGTCGGGGCTCGTCGGTTCCTCGATCCAGTACGGGTCGAACTCCGTGAGGGCCTTGGTCCACGCGACGGCCTCGGCGATGTTCCAGCGCTGGTTGGCGTCGATCGCGATGCGGATGTCCGGGCCGACGGCCTCGCGCGCCGTACGCATCCGGCGGATGTCGTCCGCGAGGTCGGCGCCGACCTTCAGCTTGATCTGGGTGAAGCCGTCGGCGACGGCCTCGCGGGCGAGGCGGGTGAGCTTCTCGTCGGAGTAGCCGAGCCACCCGGGCGAGGTGGTGTAGCCGGGGTAGCCCCGGTCCAGCAGCTGCGCCTCCCGCTCGGCCGCGCCCTTCCTGCCCTCGCGCAGCAGGGCCACCGCCTCGTCGGGGCGCAGGGCGTCCTCGATGTACCGGTAGTCGACCTGACGGGCGAGCCATTCCGGTGAGGCGTCGGCGAGGAGCTTCCAGACCGGCTTGCCCGCCCGCTTCGCCGCCAGGTCCCAGACGGCGTTGACCACGGCGCCGATCGCCATGTGGATCACGCCCTTCTCGGGCCCCAGCCAGCGCAGCTGGCTGTCCTCGTTCAGGGCGCGGCTGACCAGTCCCGGGTCGGCGCACACCGCGTCGACCGACAGACCCACGACGTGCGGGCGCAGTGCGGCGATCGCCGCCGCCTGCACCTCGTTGCCGCGGCCGATGGTGAACGCGAAGGCATGGCCCTCCAGCCCGTCGCCCGCGTCGGTCCGCAGGATGACGTAGGCCGCCGAGTAGTCGGGATCGGGGTTCATCGCGTCGGAGCCGTCGAGCTCCCGCGAGGTGGGGAAGCGGACGTCGATCACGTCGACGTCGGTGAGACGTGCCGTGGTGTCGTTGCTCATGTCGCCTCACGCGTCCCGGAACGTCTGCCGCTGGCGGCCGAGTCCGTCGATCTCGAGCTCGACCGTGTCGCCGGCTCGCAGGTAGGGGTTGCCCGGCAGCCCGAGGGCGACACCGGCGGGGGTTCCCGTGTTGATGACGTCACCGGGCTCCAGGACCATGTACTGACTCAGGTACCAGACCAGATAGGCCACCGGGAAGATCATGTTCGCGGTGGTGCCGTCCTGCCGGGACACACCGTTGACGCTCAGCCGCAGACCGAGGGCCTGCGGGTCGGGCACCTCGTCGGACGTCACCAGCCACGGGCCGAGCGGGTTGAAGGTCTCGCAGGACTTGCCGAGATCCCACTGCGGGGACAGCTCCAGCTGGAAGGCGCGTT
Above is a genomic segment from Streptomyces sp. NBC_00094 containing:
- a CDS encoding aldo/keto reductase → MTPAGENGTGAVLPCRPLGDSGVLVTALGFGGAAVAGLYEDVGEEEAAAAVEAAWDAGIRYFDTAPHYGLGLSERRLGAALRNRPRHAYTLSTKVGRVLEPYDGGGDDRANGFAVPATHRRRWDFSADGVRRSLEDSLTRLGLDRIDLVLLHDPDDHAEQAFGEAYPALEELRSQGVVGAIGVGMNRTGMLTRFVRDTDVDAVLCAGRYTLLEQGASEDLLPAAEAAGKSVIIGGVFNSGLLAAPAPGVTYDYAEASDELVGRALRMGNVTEAAGVPLRAAALRFPFGHPAVASVLVGARSADQVRDAAEQFGRLLPADVWEDLRAEGLLPAGVPVPERRAP
- a CDS encoding SDR family NAD(P)-dependent oxidoreductase; this encodes MSELSGLKALVTGGASGIGRATADLLAERGADVAVLDLDPTAVGEPLRGYKADVSDDVSVRAAVAAAAEDLGGLDILVNNAGIGAVGTVEDNDDELWQWVLDVNVVGMVRTTRAALPHLRASAHAAVVNTCSIAATAGLQQRALYSASKGAVLSLTLAMAADHVREGIRVNCVNPGTADTPWVGRLLDQAADPTAERAALNARQPMGRLVSAEEVAAAIVYLASPAAASVTGTALAVDGGMQGLRLRPEAR
- a CDS encoding L-fuconate dehydratase; this translates as MSNDTTARLTDVDVIDVRFPTSRELDGSDAMNPDPDYSAAYVILRTDAGDGLEGHAFAFTIGRGNEVQAAAIAALRPHVVGLSVDAVCADPGLVSRALNEDSQLRWLGPEKGVIHMAIGAVVNAVWDLAAKRAGKPVWKLLADASPEWLARQVDYRYIEDALRPDEAVALLREGRKGAAEREAQLLDRGYPGYTTSPGWLGYSDEKLTRLAREAVADGFTQIKLKVGADLADDIRRMRTAREAVGPDIRIAIDANQRWNIAEAVAWTKALTEFDPYWIEEPTSPDDILGHATVRESVAPVKVATGEHVQNRIVFKQLLQVGAIDVLQIDAARVGGVNENLAILLLAAKYGVPVCPHAGGVGLCELVRHLSMFDFVALSGTTENRVIEYVDHLHEHFMDPVTIVDGHYTAPTLPGFSSEMHAGSLATYRYPDGGFWAADLAAQASDQPRETNR